One Anolis carolinensis isolate JA03-04 chromosome 4, rAnoCar3.1.pri, whole genome shotgun sequence DNA window includes the following coding sequences:
- the anks6 gene encoding ankyrin repeat and SAM domain-containing protein 6, which yields MGESGVPAGAQLLLRACDQGDCESARRLLLPAEAGSAAVEGVPAGGWVPVDCADEAGNTGLQFAAAGGHEELVGFLLRRGASVQSRNHCGWSPLMQAARFGHLNVARILLENGADLNAQNKLGASVLTMASRGGHISVVKLLLEAGAYVDNYDHLNTGLDNTKEELPAITPLMAAVQHGHEAVVHLLLDWGANCNYIAKTMGWTPLMLAAATGRVSLAQQLMSRGANSDHLNMLHKTPYEISVDFRHDDMKDYLAPLTTVRPQTDKQKRQPDIFHALKIGNFQLVKEITDEDPVQANVINDDGASPLMIAAVTGQLPLIQLLVSRNVDIDKQDNVHGWTALMQATYHGNKEVVKYLLNQGADVNLRAKNGYTAFDLIMLLNDPDAELVRLLASACMQVDKEKNKQNNKTTMPSSRNKQTVDIPMLPDDKGGLKSWWSRMSNRFRKLKLTQTLNHGFSINPSVPFPEESKSPFDCTMKATDQSDSSLNHEATTAWTTSSKSNGMEVTKAEKDAELLTTVLRSGAPFTRLPNDKLKAVIPPFLPPSRFELWNSDRIQTNKDGITEQTRLGLPHKASSESGNYDKGSLTRNTRPIKLSTFARRPPTPSSSSNFNHSPHSSGGSNSIAGVNRHGGEMHNKSGGSADSVLSQIAAQRKKAAGIPEQKPNKQQISVDPAPSSPPPGVESTQAIISVHVLKKLDVKKNPPSENSSTSKSTSPTLTPSPSPSLSPKVQSTESSVSSSQRQGKSSGGSSSGTLTDDDELTGILKKLSLEKYQPIFEEQEVDMEAFLTLTDGDLKELGIKTDGSRQQILAAISELNAGKGRERKILQETIHNFHSSFESSVSNTSPRKPQSPGSWIRPQEPSPTKR from the exons ATGGGGGAGAGCGGGGTGCCTGCGGGCGCGCAACTTCTCCTCCGCGCCTGCGACCAGGGCGACTGCGAGAGCGCCCGCCGCCTCCTGCTCCCGGCCGAGGCCGGTTCTGCGGCGGTAGAAGGGGTGCCTGCGGGCGGCTGGGTGCCCGTGGACTGCGCCGACGAGGCCGGAAACACGGGACTGCAGTTCGCGGCGGCCGGCGGGCACGAGGAGCTGGTGGGCTTCCTCCTCCGGAGGGGGGCCTCGGTGCAGAGCCGCAACCACTGCGGGTGGAGCCCGCTCATGCAGGCCGCCAG ATTTGGACATCTAAATGTGGCTCGCATCTTGCTGGAAAATGGTGCGGACCTTAATGCACAGAACAAATTGGGAGCCAGTGTCCTGACCATGGCCTCGAGGGGTGGCCACATTAGTGTGGTGAAATTGCTGCTAGAAGCTGGTGCATACGTTGACAACTATGACCACTTGAATACTGGCTTGGACAACACAAAAGAGGAGTTGCCAGCTATCACCCCTCTCATGGCCGCTGTCCAACATGGACATGAGGCAGTTGTCCATCTTCTGCTGGACTGGGGTGCCAATTGTAATTACATTGCAAAGACTATGGGATGGACTCCACTGATGTTGGCAGCTGCTACCGGGAGGGTAAGTTTGGCCCAACAACTTATGAGCAGAGGAGCCAATTCTGACCATCTGAATATGCTGCATAAAACACCGTATGAAATATCTGTTGACTTCAGACATGATGATATGAAGGACTATTTGGCACCTTTAACCACCGTTAGACCCCAGACAG ATAAACAGAAGAGGCAACCTGATATCTTCCATGCTTTGAAAATTG GGAACTTTCAGCTGGTTAAAGAGATTACCGATGAAGACCCAGTTCAAGCCAATGTCATTAATGATGATGGCGCTTCCCCACTCATGATTGCAGCTGTAACTGGACAATTGCCCCTTATACAGCTGCTTGTTTCAAGAAATGTAGATATTGACAAACAAGATAATGTCCATGGTTGGACAGCATTAATGCAAGCCACTTATCATGG aaataaagaagtagTTAAGTACTTATTGAATCAAGGAGCTGATGTCAATCTACGTGCTAAAAACGGATACACAGCTTTTGACCTGATAATGCTTCTGAATGATCCAG ATGCAGAACTTGTGCGGTTGCTAGCTTCGGCCTGCATGCAAGTAGACAAAGAAAAGAATAAGCAGAACAACAAAACAACCATGCCTTCATCCAGAAATAAGCAAACAGTAGACATCCCAATGTTGCCTGATGACAAGGGAGGTTTGAAG TCATGGTGGAGCAGGATGTCCAATAGGTTTCGGAAGTTGAAGTTGACCCAAACTTTGAATCATGGATTTTCCATAAACCCATCTGTGCCTTTCCCAGAAGAATCTAAATCACCATTTGATTGTACAATGAAGGCCACCGATCAAAGTGACAGTTCTTTAAATCATGAGGCTACTACAGCTTGGACAACAAGCAGCAAATCTaatg GTATGGAAGTCACAAAAGCAGAAAAGGATGCTGAATTACTGACAACAGTA TTAAGAAGCGGGGCTCCATTTACAAGATTGCCTAATGACAAACTGAAAGCTGTAATTCCACCCTTCTTGCCTCCTTCACGTTTTGAGCTGTGGAATTCTGACaggatacaaacaaacaaagatggCATCACAGAGCAAACAAGGCTTGGTCTCCCACACAAAGCTAGCAGTGAAAGTGGAAATTATGATAAA gGCTCCTTAACTAGAAATACCAGGCCTATTAAGCTGTCAACTTTTGCAAGAAGACCTCCTACACCTTCCAGTTCAAGCAATTTCAACCATTCCCCTCACTCTTCTGGTGGCTCTAACAGCATTGCAGGAGTTAATAGGCATGGTGGAGAAATGCACAATAAATCAG GTGGAAGTGCCGATAGTGTTTTGTCTCAAATTGCAGCTCAAAGGAAAAAAGCTGCTGGTATCCCTGAACAAAAGCCAAACAAACAGCAGATATCAGTAGATCCAGCtccttcatctcctcctcctggGGTGGAAAGTACACAAGCCATCATCAGTGTGCACGTTCTGAAG aagttggatgtgaAGAAGAATCCTCCATCTGAGAATTCCTCTACTTCTAAAAGCACATCTCCAACTCTCACCCCTTCACCATCTCCATCGTTGTCACCCAAGGTCCAAAGCACAGAGTCCTCAGTATCTTCCTCCCAGCGACAAGGGAAAAGTAGTGGAGGCTCAAGCAGCGGCACTCTAACGGATGATG ACGAACTCACAGGAATCCTTAAAAAACTCTCCCTTGAGAAGTATCAGCCAATTTTTGAAGAGCAGGAG GTGGATATGGAAGCTTTTCTTACTCTTACTGATGGTGACTTAAAAGAACTGGGAATTAAAACAGATGGTTCTAGACAACAAATTTTGGCAGCTATTTCTGAATTGAATGCAGGAAAG GGCCGAGAGAGAAAGATTTTGCAAGAGACGATACACAATTTCCATTCATCCTTTGAAAGCAGCGTTAGCAACACTAGCCCTAGGAAACCTCAAT